In Archocentrus centrarchus isolate MPI-CPG fArcCen1 chromosome 1, fArcCen1, whole genome shotgun sequence, the following proteins share a genomic window:
- the LOC115782762 gene encoding TBC1 domain family member 24-like isoform X1: MKNNWCPRILVSVSRTPEFSSCGNINLILDTFSDQNLESMARGRTRQRSHSYYNLEDNTQTEKTCLRPRSRSFYSYETSELYSEENMGHFTTCLLLRQMQSSPLKHQAAEKEEREGDGSGVQFNSKKFKHKPNKHSPTRETHGNKGSLKSVSMMTISEADNWQICSSSGMKYGQFVDWEKIDPEAAKNYQQILQSEHQQLKTMAREGFWATPHTLRAKAYYHIIHSINSIRAVTPDRDVYYELAKKLFGEQKIISHPVPEYMEAGEIPRYCLNKAGLNSAKKVLLCLGQYFVDMNFCPILPALVSLILHFSEDEAECFYSVSRLICYNDPNKRYIDQTFLTYRASCMTFGDLANKCCRGIRKLIASSHQNLFEFYSDWIMWIFAELPFTYAIRVLDVYLLEGYKVLYRVALALLDLYKVSVSSRVADVEDFRTDMKRFVQNVARHCTAEKLLERAFTITIPIRRELNLLFSANKESLILKGVSIDEKRTSVETVDFNNFRSSVVTGTEMRVIWAWIPERFALFSPFRLFSTAEHERTLASFYSHVEGHEPAVLMIKTVDEEVFGAFLSTDVTERRKHDSEELAYFGTGECFVFTLRPSMELYQRTMVNIMTRRASPEQIQESISASPRVSTDGDIPSSTSLTCPAGTPQNPSYLMVTALIEEPMSAKAPKRPKEQEASKFIAGNDNQLIIGGDGGHALCLQKDLREGRTEPCQTFKSIALCKRNFKIQSLEVWGIQNSISVSHCFTSK, encoded by the exons atgAAGAATAACTGGTGTCCGAGGATTCTGGTGTCAGTTTCACGGACACCGGAATTCTCCAGTTGTGGAAACATTAATTTAATCCTGGACACATTCTCTGACCAAAATCTGGAATCTATGGCTAGAGGCAGAACCAGACAAAGGTCTCACTCCTATTACAATTTAGAAgacaacacacagacagaaaaaaccTGTCTAAGACCTCGATCCAG GTCTTTTTACAGTTATGAGACATCAGAGTTATACTCAGAAGAAAACATGGGACACTTTACAACGTGCCTTCTATTGAGGCAGATGCAAAGCTCACCTCTCAAGCATCAAGCAGCTGAAAAGGAGGAAAGAGAAGGGGATGGGTCGGGCGTTCAGTTCAACTCTAAAAAGTTTAAGCATAAACCAAACAAGCATTCACCCACAAGAGAAACTCATG GCAATAAAGGCAGTCTCAAGTCAGTGTCCATGATGACCATCTCTGAAGCAGACAACTGGCAGATTTGTTCCAGCTCTGGGATGAAGTACGGACAGTTTGTGGACTGGGAGAAAATTGATCCTGAAGCTGCAAAAAATTATCAGCAGATCCTACAGAGTGAGCACCAGCAGCTTAAAACTATGGCTCGAGAAGGCTTTTGGGCCACACCACACACACTAAGGGCCAAAGCTTATTATCACATCATCCACAGCATCAATTCCAT CAGGGCTGTCACTCCAGATAGAGATGTCTACTATGAACTGGCCAAGAAGCTATTTGGAGAACAAAAAATCATCAGCCACCCAGTACCGGAGTACATGGAGGCTGGAGAAATACCCAG ATACTGCCTCAACAAAGCGGGCCTGAATTCTGCTAAAAAGGTTCTTCTTTGCCTTGGACAATACTTTGTAGACATGAACTTCTGCCCCATTCTACCTGCACTGGTTTCCCTCATCCTCCACTTCAGCGAGGATGAAGCTGAATGTTTCTACAGTGTGTCCCGACTCATCTGCTACAATGATCCCAACAAGCGTTATATTGACCAGACCTTCCTCACCTACCGTGCCTCCTGTATGACCTTTGGAGACCTCGCTAACAAGTGCTGCAGAGGCATACGCAAGCTGATTGCCAGTTCTCACCAGAACCTGTTTGAGTTTTACTCCGACTGGATCATGTGGATATTTGCTGAACTTCCGTTCACGTATGCCATTAGAGTTCTAGATGTCTACCTACTGGAAGGCTATAAGGTCCTCTACAG GGTTGCTCTGGCTCTGCTTGACCTCTATAAAGTATCCGTGTCGTCTCGAGTGGCAGATGTGGAAGACTTCAGAACAGATATGAAAAGATTTGTTCAGAATGTAGCTCGCCACTGCACAGCTGAGAAGCTCCTGGAAAGAGCCTTCACGATTACAATACCCATAAGGAGGGAGCTTAACCTGCTGTTCAGTGCCAATAAAGAGTCCCTCATCCTAAAAGGTGTCAGCATAGATGAGAAGAG GACATCAGTTGAGACAGTGGATTTCAACAACTTCCGTTCCAGTGTTGTAACAGGGACTGAGATGAGAGTCATCTGGGCCTGGATACCTGAGCGCTTTGCCCTTTTCAGTCCCTTCAGGTTGTTCAGCACAGCCGAGCATGAAAGAACTCTTGCGTC ATTCTATTCACATGTGGAGGGACATGAACCAGCTGTCCTGATGATCAAAACTGTGGATGAAGAg GTGTTTGGTGCCTTCTTGTCAACAGATGtaacagaaagaagaaagcacGACTCAGAAGAACTTGCTTACTTTGGAACTGgggagtgttttgtttttacg CTCCGTCCCAGCATGGAGCTCTACCAGAGAACTATGGTCAATATAATGACCCGAAGAGCTTCTCCCGAGCAAATTCAAGAGAGCATTAGTGCCTCCCCTCGAGTGTCAACTGACGGCGACATCCCCTCCAGCACAAGTCTGACCTGTCCTGCTGGGACACCACAAAATCCCAGCTATCTGATGGTTACTGCACTAATAGAGGAACCCATGTCTGCCAAAGCACCCAAGAGGCCTAAGGAGCAAGAGGCTTCCAAGTTCATAGCAGGCAACGACAATCAGCTTATTATTG GTGGTGATGGGGGCCATGCTCTGTGCTTGCAAAAAGACCTACGAGAGGGACGCACAGAGCCGTGCCAAACATTTAAAAGCATTGCACTCTGCAAGAGAAACTTCAAGATCCAGTCCCTGGAAGTGTGGGGCATCCAGAACTCCATTtctgtttctcattgttttACTTCTAAGTGA
- the LOC115782762 gene encoding TBC1 domain family member 24-like isoform X2: MKNNWCPRILVSVSRTPEFSSCGNINLILDTFSDQNLESMARGRTRQRSHSYYNLEDNTQTEKTCLRPRSRSFYSYETSELYSEENMGHFTTCLLLRQMQSSPLKHQAAEKEEREGDGSGVQFNSKKFKHKPNKHSPTRETHGNKGSLKSVSMMTISEADNWQICSSSGMKYGQFVDWEKIDPEAAKNYQQILQSEHQQLKTMAREGFWATPHTLRAKAYYHIIHSINSMAVTPDRDVYYELAKKLFGEQKIISHPVPEYMEAGEIPRYCLNKAGLNSAKKVLLCLGQYFVDMNFCPILPALVSLILHFSEDEAECFYSVSRLICYNDPNKRYIDQTFLTYRASCMTFGDLANKCCRGIRKLIASSHQNLFEFYSDWIMWIFAELPFTYAIRVLDVYLLEGYKVLYRVALALLDLYKVSVSSRVADVEDFRTDMKRFVQNVARHCTAEKLLERAFTITIPIRRELNLLFSANKESLILKGVSIDEKRTSVETVDFNNFRSSVVTGTEMRVIWAWIPERFALFSPFRLFSTAEHERTLASFYSHVEGHEPAVLMIKTVDEEVFGAFLSTDVTERRKHDSEELAYFGTGECFVFTLRPSMELYQRTMVNIMTRRASPEQIQESISASPRVSTDGDIPSSTSLTCPAGTPQNPSYLMVTALIEEPMSAKAPKRPKEQEASKFIAGNDNQLIIGGDGGHALCLQKDLREGRTEPCQTFKSIALCKRNFKIQSLEVWGIQNSISVSHCFTSK; the protein is encoded by the exons atgAAGAATAACTGGTGTCCGAGGATTCTGGTGTCAGTTTCACGGACACCGGAATTCTCCAGTTGTGGAAACATTAATTTAATCCTGGACACATTCTCTGACCAAAATCTGGAATCTATGGCTAGAGGCAGAACCAGACAAAGGTCTCACTCCTATTACAATTTAGAAgacaacacacagacagaaaaaaccTGTCTAAGACCTCGATCCAG GTCTTTTTACAGTTATGAGACATCAGAGTTATACTCAGAAGAAAACATGGGACACTTTACAACGTGCCTTCTATTGAGGCAGATGCAAAGCTCACCTCTCAAGCATCAAGCAGCTGAAAAGGAGGAAAGAGAAGGGGATGGGTCGGGCGTTCAGTTCAACTCTAAAAAGTTTAAGCATAAACCAAACAAGCATTCACCCACAAGAGAAACTCATG GCAATAAAGGCAGTCTCAAGTCAGTGTCCATGATGACCATCTCTGAAGCAGACAACTGGCAGATTTGTTCCAGCTCTGGGATGAAGTACGGACAGTTTGTGGACTGGGAGAAAATTGATCCTGAAGCTGCAAAAAATTATCAGCAGATCCTACAGAGTGAGCACCAGCAGCTTAAAACTATGGCTCGAGAAGGCTTTTGGGCCACACCACACACACTAAGGGCCAAAGCTTATTATCACATCATCCACAGCATCAATTCCAT GGCTGTCACTCCAGATAGAGATGTCTACTATGAACTGGCCAAGAAGCTATTTGGAGAACAAAAAATCATCAGCCACCCAGTACCGGAGTACATGGAGGCTGGAGAAATACCCAG ATACTGCCTCAACAAAGCGGGCCTGAATTCTGCTAAAAAGGTTCTTCTTTGCCTTGGACAATACTTTGTAGACATGAACTTCTGCCCCATTCTACCTGCACTGGTTTCCCTCATCCTCCACTTCAGCGAGGATGAAGCTGAATGTTTCTACAGTGTGTCCCGACTCATCTGCTACAATGATCCCAACAAGCGTTATATTGACCAGACCTTCCTCACCTACCGTGCCTCCTGTATGACCTTTGGAGACCTCGCTAACAAGTGCTGCAGAGGCATACGCAAGCTGATTGCCAGTTCTCACCAGAACCTGTTTGAGTTTTACTCCGACTGGATCATGTGGATATTTGCTGAACTTCCGTTCACGTATGCCATTAGAGTTCTAGATGTCTACCTACTGGAAGGCTATAAGGTCCTCTACAG GGTTGCTCTGGCTCTGCTTGACCTCTATAAAGTATCCGTGTCGTCTCGAGTGGCAGATGTGGAAGACTTCAGAACAGATATGAAAAGATTTGTTCAGAATGTAGCTCGCCACTGCACAGCTGAGAAGCTCCTGGAAAGAGCCTTCACGATTACAATACCCATAAGGAGGGAGCTTAACCTGCTGTTCAGTGCCAATAAAGAGTCCCTCATCCTAAAAGGTGTCAGCATAGATGAGAAGAG GACATCAGTTGAGACAGTGGATTTCAACAACTTCCGTTCCAGTGTTGTAACAGGGACTGAGATGAGAGTCATCTGGGCCTGGATACCTGAGCGCTTTGCCCTTTTCAGTCCCTTCAGGTTGTTCAGCACAGCCGAGCATGAAAGAACTCTTGCGTC ATTCTATTCACATGTGGAGGGACATGAACCAGCTGTCCTGATGATCAAAACTGTGGATGAAGAg GTGTTTGGTGCCTTCTTGTCAACAGATGtaacagaaagaagaaagcacGACTCAGAAGAACTTGCTTACTTTGGAACTGgggagtgttttgtttttacg CTCCGTCCCAGCATGGAGCTCTACCAGAGAACTATGGTCAATATAATGACCCGAAGAGCTTCTCCCGAGCAAATTCAAGAGAGCATTAGTGCCTCCCCTCGAGTGTCAACTGACGGCGACATCCCCTCCAGCACAAGTCTGACCTGTCCTGCTGGGACACCACAAAATCCCAGCTATCTGATGGTTACTGCACTAATAGAGGAACCCATGTCTGCCAAAGCACCCAAGAGGCCTAAGGAGCAAGAGGCTTCCAAGTTCATAGCAGGCAACGACAATCAGCTTATTATTG GTGGTGATGGGGGCCATGCTCTGTGCTTGCAAAAAGACCTACGAGAGGGACGCACAGAGCCGTGCCAAACATTTAAAAGCATTGCACTCTGCAAGAGAAACTTCAAGATCCAGTCCCTGGAAGTGTGGGGCATCCAGAACTCCATTtctgtttctcattgttttACTTCTAAGTGA
- the stx8 gene encoding syntaxin-8 isoform X2, with amino-acid sequence MSQDSWLQNYDATCRLAQEIAENIHERNRQQRTGGNPAKINMTLRASLQKLKQNIAQLKEGLLRASSSRRIMQSEADRRQNLIDDLLTREKHLNATFKGDIMEPEPSRSTLMAGGAGASGGTAANPWLINESEETKGLTFGEIKQQQQRIIEVQDAGLDALAAVISRQKIMGQEIGNELDEQNVCHPLLGVLANEV; translated from the exons ATGTCTCAGGATTCCTG GTTACAAAATTATGATGCCACGTGTCGCTTGGCACAGGAAATAGCCGAAAACATCCATGAACGGAACAGACAGCAGAGAACAGGGGGGAACCCTGCAAAG ATAAACATGACACTACGGGCTTCACTTCAGAAGCTGAAACAAAATATCGCCCAGCTCAAAGAGGGCTTGTTGCGGGCATCCTCGTCTCGGCGCAT AATGCAGTCTGAAGCTGACAGGAGGCAGAACCTCATTGATGACCTGCTAACCAGAGAGAAGCACCTCAATGCAACTTTCAAGGGAGATATCATGGAGCCTGAACCCTCCAG GTCCACATTGATGGCCGGAGGAGCAGGAGCCAGTGGAGGCACTGCGGCCAACCCTTGGCTGATCAACGAATCAGAGGAGACCAAAGGGCTGACCTTTGGAGAGatcaaacaacagcaacaacgaATCATTGAGG TCCAGGATGCAGGCTTGGATGCACTAGCAGCAGTCATCAGCCGACAGAAGATAATGGGCCAGGAGATTGGCAATGAACTTGATGAACAGAATG